A region of Brevinema andersonii DNA encodes the following proteins:
- a CDS encoding methyltransferase domain-containing protein has product MDTIIASSSEHDKKSYKEAVLNLREDSNRRIQLIKKLLPVLSYQYSYRLLDIGSEHGVFVQEAAHNGFSAQGIELSIFARRYSKDNYNIDILDSMDKIYETEPIYNVVTIWKKLEQLSEPLLYLKKIKELLPVGGVLVFRVPMVGKKRNFDGFFRITVKGGKKLAERAGFAVVYSIKSSVQSTQNEELIEFYCVKYGK; this is encoded by the coding sequence ATGGATACAATTATTGCATCAAGTTCAGAGCATGATAAAAAAAGTTATAAAGAAGCTGTGCTTAATCTTAGAGAAGACAGTAATAGAAGAATCCAGCTTATCAAAAAATTGCTGCCGGTTTTGAGTTATCAATACTCATACAGGCTGCTTGATATTGGTTCGGAACATGGTGTATTTGTTCAAGAAGCAGCTCATAACGGATTTTCCGCTCAAGGCATAGAGTTGTCAATTTTTGCTCGCCGTTATTCTAAGGATAATTATAATATTGATATCCTAGATTCTATGGATAAAATTTATGAAACTGAGCCTATTTATAATGTAGTCACAATATGGAAAAAACTTGAGCAATTATCAGAGCCTTTGCTTTATCTAAAAAAAATAAAAGAACTTTTACCTGTTGGAGGAGTGTTGGTATTTCGGGTACCGATGGTTGGTAAAAAAAGGAATTTTGACGGATTTTTTCGAATCACCGTAAAAGGTGGTAAAAAATTAGCAGAACGTGCTGGATTTGCTGTTGTATATTCTATCAAAAGCTCTGTGCAATCAACACAAAATGAAGAATTAATAGAGTTTTATTGTGTTAAATATGGAAAATAA
- the tsaD gene encoding tRNA (adenosine(37)-N6)-threonylcarbamoyltransferase complex transferase subunit TsaD translates to MIVLGVESSCDECAIALVEKGKNILSHKVFSQAELHAPYFGVVPEIASRNHLVKILPLLDQALEGNSLSQIGAVAASTGPGLIGSLVVGSLTAQAIAYYLDKPFIPVDHIEAHLYTPHMVHDIVFPYVALVCSGGHTLLYKVDSFFNYTLLGSTIDDAVGEAFDKVAKMLELGYPGGPIIQQYAESGNENFWKLPIGVNTVEDKYNFSYSGLKTAVYYRLKELQQPFPIEDICASFQKAAVDSLMKKVENALNDTGISRLITVGGVAANSRLRNGLDSLTKSGVTVYHTPIELCGDNAAMVAGRAFVDFNSGYQQKSKSCYARKTQITKGKRI, encoded by the coding sequence ATGATTGTTTTAGGAGTGGAAAGTTCTTGTGATGAATGTGCCATTGCGTTAGTTGAGAAGGGAAAAAATATTCTTAGTCATAAAGTTTTTTCCCAAGCAGAACTACATGCCCCTTACTTTGGAGTTGTTCCGGAAATTGCATCGCGTAATCATCTGGTAAAGATTTTGCCCTTGCTTGACCAAGCCCTAGAAGGAAATTCTCTATCACAAATCGGTGCTGTTGCTGCTAGTACAGGTCCGGGGTTGATTGGCTCTTTAGTTGTGGGTTCACTTACAGCACAAGCAATAGCTTATTATCTGGATAAACCTTTTATTCCTGTGGATCATATAGAAGCTCATCTTTATACTCCCCATATGGTGCATGATATTGTATTTCCGTATGTTGCGTTGGTATGTTCTGGGGGTCATACACTGCTTTATAAAGTGGATTCTTTCTTTAATTATACCCTTTTAGGTTCAACGATTGATGATGCGGTAGGCGAAGCGTTCGATAAGGTGGCAAAAATGCTGGAATTAGGATATCCGGGTGGGCCGATTATTCAACAATATGCAGAGTCCGGCAATGAAAATTTTTGGAAACTACCTATTGGCGTTAATACAGTAGAAGATAAGTATAATTTTAGCTACAGCGGCTTAAAAACGGCAGTTTATTATCGTCTCAAAGAGCTCCAACAACCTTTTCCCATTGAAGATATTTGTGCTTCGTTTCAAAAAGCTGCGGTTGATAGTTTGATGAAAAAAGTAGAAAATGCTCTGAATGATACGGGAATATCACGGCTGATTACAGTTGGTGGAGTTGCAGCAAATTCAAGACTTAGGAATGGCTTAGACTCTTTAACCAAATCAGGAGTTACGGTTTATCATACCCCTATAGAATTATGCGGAGATAATGCCGCTATGGTAGCGGGTCGGGCTTTTGTTGATTTTAATAGCGGTTATCAACAAAAGTCCAAATCTTGTTATGCACGAAAAACTCAGATTACAAAAGGAAAACGAATATGA
- a CDS encoding ankyrin repeat domain-containing protein — MLRSKKIIYFFFLVVPLYADESLSLFDAIVRGEVALANYMIKKRADVNVTNEDGMTPLHFVWDFSLAKTLIINGAKINARNNQGSSPLHWAVSRNLVNIARLLIEYGADMNMADVNGQTPLHFAARNGNNVLILLLIKNGADVNATDKLGSTPLLTALSFGHQKSSRFLTMAGASEISNAEALAPSSFASLTRNPEVVQILETKRLEPLIRAIFIENFAEAEKLIRSGADVNISDINGNTALHWAFTKKNRYLSKLLLDKGADISSFNHNGQTPLDVLKALKEPSFEKYIHTLISNKTKLVKMEIVETKEEYGE, encoded by the coding sequence ATGTTGAGAAGTAAAAAAATTATTTATTTTTTCTTCTTAGTTGTTCCTCTATATGCTGATGAATCTTTATCTTTATTTGATGCTATTGTTCGTGGAGAAGTAGCTTTAGCAAACTATATGATTAAAAAAAGAGCAGATGTTAATGTGACTAATGAAGATGGAATGACACCTTTGCATTTTGTATGGGATTTTTCGTTAGCGAAAACTCTTATTATAAATGGTGCAAAGATCAATGCTAGAAATAATCAGGGCAGTTCACCATTACATTGGGCTGTATCGCGAAATTTAGTGAATATTGCGCGGCTGCTTATCGAATACGGTGCTGATATGAATATGGCCGATGTTAATGGTCAAACTCCGTTGCATTTTGCTGCTCGGAATGGTAATAATGTTTTGATTTTATTGCTGATTAAGAATGGAGCTGATGTGAATGCCACAGATAAATTAGGTTCGACTCCTTTGTTGACAGCATTATCTTTTGGCCATCAAAAGTCTTCACGATTTTTGACGATGGCTGGTGCCAGTGAAATTTCGAATGCGGAAGCTCTTGCACCATCATCTTTTGCGTCACTCACTCGCAATCCGGAAGTAGTTCAAATTCTTGAAACAAAGCGGTTAGAACCACTGATCAGGGCCATTTTTATTGAAAACTTTGCCGAAGCTGAAAAATTGATTCGAAGCGGTGCTGATGTTAATATTTCAGACATTAACGGCAATACGGCATTACATTGGGCATTTACAAAAAAGAATCGTTATTTGTCTAAGCTTTTATTAGATAAAGGTGCTGATATTTCTAGTTTTAATCATAATGGTCAGACTCCTTTAGATGTTTTGAAAGCTTTGAAAGAGCCATCATTTGAAAAGTATATCCATACACTCATCAGCAATAAAACGAAACTAGTTAAGATGGAAATTGTTGAAACTAAAGAGGAATACGGAGAATAA
- a CDS encoding ankyrin repeat domain-containing protein: protein MQKNIFSLMLMWSLIPSTFYSQDLMQAVELNDIPSVMLFVENGADINQTDRMGFTPLHIAAWNGYAELTEYLLQKGANPNVLSQSGNTPLKFANPAIAKLLLRYGAFTNNTAPPVPELRYTPNIYIESSSPRPRVINRVVSNFIAGSSYPEKSYNILKKLSLEESLQVHNWDKDGNNSLHRAAQTGNLERVKLLIKSGIDPNSRNNNGDTPLRFAAENGHLEVIKYLVEQEGVDINTRNNSGTSPLMVASLNNDPKIVNYLTHFGANVNATATAFARRIREGEGEVDTIVEGWTPLMAAAQMGDNKTIQALLDANADLNATDNDNWNALMYAVQSGHLDTVRYLVKSGIDLNVESTFNQTALSIAVDEGNQPMIDFLKSVNAKDSSEPLLKLNETVIEILPTDEELSVYEDAVTAK from the coding sequence ATGCAGAAAAATATTTTTTCATTAATGTTGATGTGGAGTTTGATTCCATCAACATTTTATTCGCAAGATTTAATGCAGGCTGTGGAACTTAACGATATACCCAGTGTAATGCTGTTTGTCGAAAACGGTGCTGATATTAATCAGACTGATAGAATGGGATTTACGCCATTGCATATTGCTGCTTGGAATGGATATGCCGAGTTAACGGAATATTTGCTTCAAAAAGGTGCTAATCCTAATGTACTTTCTCAATCAGGGAACACGCCTTTGAAATTTGCTAATCCTGCTATAGCAAAACTTCTGCTTCGATACGGCGCGTTTACAAATAATACGGCGCCACCTGTTCCGGAATTACGTTATACTCCTAATATTTACATTGAATCTTCATCTCCACGTCCTCGCGTTATTAACCGTGTGGTTTCGAATTTTATTGCGGGTTCATCTTACCCGGAAAAATCATACAATATTCTGAAAAAATTGAGTCTTGAAGAAAGTTTGCAAGTACATAACTGGGATAAAGATGGTAATAACAGCTTGCACAGGGCTGCACAAACTGGTAATCTCGAACGTGTCAAATTGCTGATCAAGAGCGGCATTGATCCTAACAGCCGTAACAATAACGGAGATACGCCTTTACGTTTTGCGGCAGAAAATGGCCACTTAGAAGTGATTAAATATTTGGTCGAGCAAGAAGGGGTAGACATTAATACCAGAAATAACAGCGGGACATCACCGTTGATGGTAGCCAGTTTGAATAATGATCCGAAAATTGTGAATTATTTGACTCATTTTGGTGCAAATGTCAATGCTACAGCTACGGCCTTTGCCCGGCGGATCCGAGAGGGAGAAGGTGAGGTTGATACTATAGTTGAAGGATGGACACCTTTGATGGCTGCGGCACAAATGGGTGATAACAAAACAATTCAGGCACTCTTAGATGCTAATGCTGATCTTAATGCTACGGATAATGATAATTGGAATGCATTAATGTATGCTGTGCAGAGCGGGCATTTGGATACGGTACGATATTTGGTCAAATCTGGAATTGATTTGAATGTAGAATCGACATTTAATCAGACTGCATTAAGTATAGCAGTGGATGAGGGAAATCAACCGATGATTGATTTTCTGAAAAGTGTGAATGCAAAAGATTCATCAGAACCACTTTTAAAACTTAACGAAACAGTCATTGAAATTCTTCCTACAGACGAAGAATTGTCGGTATATGAAGACGCTGTTACTGCTAAGTAA
- the rsmA gene encoding 16S rRNA (adenine(1518)-N(6)/adenine(1519)-N(6))-dimethyltransferase RsmA, producing the protein MNYDPFGIQNIKTLLASKNLFLSKNRGQNYLINRHIAEKIVQQLPSLEKNQAYFEVGTGLGALTVILADLGKTISLEIDKGIYHLVQENFCHPNLKHLHEDVLNYELKSSDSYIFVSNLPYCISGEVLKIFTENKCFDTGVLMLQKEFVNRMEADPGTPEYGPLSVIAQTFLEIKPLFMVGRGNFFPEPKIDSSVVSIKKKNISLNQKEFHEFIKICFHAKRKTLENNLVRSIWKDSILSYNKYLKSRPDAISPEEWHYLFMLKNKSSV; encoded by the coding sequence ATGAATTATGATCCTTTTGGTATCCAGAATATCAAAACACTACTAGCATCAAAAAATCTTTTTCTTTCAAAGAACAGAGGACAAAATTATCTCATTAACAGGCATATTGCAGAAAAAATTGTACAACAGCTTCCTTCATTAGAAAAAAATCAAGCTTATTTTGAGGTAGGAACTGGTTTAGGGGCATTGACAGTTATTTTAGCAGATTTAGGAAAAACAATATCTTTAGAAATTGACAAAGGTATATACCATTTAGTACAAGAGAATTTTTGTCATCCCAATTTAAAACATCTTCATGAAGATGTTTTAAATTACGAATTGAAAAGTTCTGATTCTTATATTTTTGTTTCAAATTTACCTTATTGCATTTCTGGAGAAGTTTTGAAAATTTTTACAGAAAATAAATGTTTTGATACAGGTGTGTTGATGCTCCAAAAGGAATTTGTCAACCGCATGGAGGCTGATCCTGGTACTCCTGAATATGGTCCGTTATCCGTAATCGCGCAGACTTTTTTAGAAATTAAGCCATTATTCATGGTAGGCCGAGGAAATTTTTTTCCAGAACCGAAAATTGATTCCTCAGTTGTCTCCATTAAAAAGAAAAATATTTCTCTGAATCAAAAAGAATTTCATGAATTTATAAAAATATGCTTTCATGCAAAACGCAAAACATTAGAAAATAATTTAGTAAGAAGTATTTGGAAAGACTCTATTTTATCATATAATAAATATTTAAAATCGAGACCTGATGCTATTTCACCGGAAGAATGGCATTATTTATTTATGCTTAAAAATAAAAGCTCCGTATAG
- a CDS encoding uracil-DNA glycosylase family protein → MIENHPLEPFIVEDAVVLMLGSFPPKREKWSMEFYYPNFINDMWRIFGLGFFEDKNYFLKDARHFDKEKIQQFLCEKKIAVADAAQSVFRKKNNASDSDLQIKCILDFNKILQQLPKCQYLMTTGEKSAQICSNFFNISTPKVNKNISFTYMCRSFYLYRLPSSSRAYPLALEKKAAAYRNVFTEIGLIGPA, encoded by the coding sequence ATGATAGAAAATCATCCGTTGGAACCGTTTATTGTAGAAGATGCAGTGGTGTTGATGTTAGGCAGCTTTCCGCCAAAGCGTGAAAAATGGAGTATGGAATTTTATTATCCGAATTTCATTAATGATATGTGGCGTATTTTTGGTTTGGGGTTTTTTGAAGACAAAAATTATTTTTTGAAAGATGCACGTCATTTTGACAAGGAAAAAATTCAGCAATTTCTTTGTGAAAAAAAAATTGCAGTTGCCGATGCGGCTCAAAGTGTTTTTAGAAAAAAAAATAATGCGTCCGATAGTGATCTGCAGATCAAATGCATTTTGGATTTCAATAAAATTCTGCAACAGTTGCCTAAGTGCCAATATTTGATGACTACTGGAGAAAAATCTGCTCAAATATGTTCTAATTTTTTTAATATTTCTACACCTAAAGTCAATAAAAATATATCATTTACTTATATGTGCCGATCTTTTTATTTGTATCGTTTACCTTCGAGTTCTCGGGCATATCCTCTAGCTTTGGAGAAAAAAGCAGCTGCTTACCGTAATGTATTCACAGAAATAGGGCTAATAGGACCGGCGTGA
- a CDS encoding ATP-dependent Clp protease ATP-binding subunit yields the protein MSQSNYTIKVQEMLQTAYNEAQKKGNPTIEIPHLIYALFKDKEGFARRIASYLEVPAKAIEDLAEKEIAKLPTGDQTEVRISPEANKILLTAEEIAEKSGSQFVAVEHVLMAVCKIAREPWNMYFKELNLTYERIADAVKLLKKNQKNNSQHEDQGDALKKYTKDLTTLAAKGKIDPVIGRDEEIRRSIQILSRRTKNNPVLIGEAGVGKTAVVEGIAKRIVQGDVPESLRGKKILSLDPGSLIAGAKYRGEFEERLKSVIQELENADNSIILFIDEIHLMVGMGAGGDSSGDAGNLLKPALARGEIRVIGATTYDEYRKFIEKDKALERRFQTVMVEEPSIEDAIAILRGIKDRYEIHHGIRITDNAIVDAVKLSVRYLPDRKLPDKAIDLMDEAAAKVRTELESEPQAIDSLQRKITKFEIEKSALMKEKDQKSKERLNNLEKELEEAKTEMTGLRAKWENEKSAVMGIRELKSEIDALKVEEARYEREAKFEKVAEIRYGTLPKKEEALAALEQKINKMDDGSALIREEITPEDIAKVVSARTGIPVSRMMESEKERLMHLERHLGARVVSQENAIKAVSDAIRRARAGLSGEGKPIGSFLFLGPTGVGKTELAKALAEFLFDDEKNIVRIDMSEYMEKFSVQRLIGAPPGYVGYDEGGQLTEAIRRHPYSIILLDEIEKANPAVFDILLQVLDDGRLTDGQGRTVSFDQTVLVMTSNIGSPMIAEWTGSEEDLDKQLKEELKKIFRPEFLNRIDDIAVFHRLQKHDMLDIVELQVDLIKKNLIDKGILLQVGDDAKEFLAEEAYEPEFGARPIKRVLKNLLLNPLASSLIGGTVHYGDQVDVHVKDGRLTFSQKTLDLHHSKPHSHE from the coding sequence ATGAGTCAATCAAATTATACTATCAAAGTTCAGGAAATGCTACAGACTGCCTACAACGAAGCTCAAAAAAAAGGAAATCCGACTATCGAAATACCGCATTTGATATATGCCCTGTTCAAAGACAAAGAAGGTTTTGCTCGACGGATTGCATCGTATCTAGAAGTGCCAGCAAAAGCAATTGAAGATCTAGCTGAAAAAGAAATCGCAAAACTTCCCACCGGAGATCAAACAGAAGTAAGAATTTCACCCGAAGCCAATAAAATTCTACTGACAGCAGAAGAAATTGCTGAAAAATCAGGATCTCAATTTGTGGCTGTTGAGCACGTTTTGATGGCTGTGTGTAAAATTGCTCGGGAACCTTGGAATATGTATTTTAAGGAACTAAATCTCACTTACGAACGCATTGCTGATGCCGTTAAATTGCTCAAAAAAAATCAGAAAAACAATTCCCAACACGAAGATCAAGGCGATGCTCTCAAAAAATATACAAAAGATCTGACAACTCTTGCAGCAAAAGGTAAAATTGATCCTGTAATTGGTCGAGATGAAGAGATCAGACGCTCTATTCAAATTTTATCACGACGTACGAAAAACAATCCCGTACTCATCGGTGAGGCCGGTGTCGGAAAAACTGCTGTTGTTGAAGGCATAGCAAAACGGATCGTTCAAGGCGACGTTCCAGAATCATTACGCGGAAAAAAAATCCTGTCTTTAGATCCGGGTTCGCTTATCGCTGGAGCAAAGTATCGCGGCGAATTCGAAGAACGCCTTAAATCGGTAATTCAAGAGCTCGAAAATGCTGATAACAGTATTATTCTATTTATCGATGAGATTCATCTCATGGTCGGTATGGGTGCAGGAGGAGATAGTTCAGGAGATGCAGGAAATCTACTTAAGCCAGCACTAGCTCGGGGCGAAATCCGTGTTATTGGAGCAACAACTTACGATGAGTATAGAAAATTTATTGAAAAAGACAAAGCCTTAGAACGCCGTTTCCAAACAGTGATGGTCGAAGAGCCAAGCATTGAGGATGCAATTGCTATCCTGCGCGGTATTAAAGACCGTTATGAAATCCACCATGGGATACGTATTACGGATAATGCTATTGTGGATGCAGTAAAATTATCTGTCCGCTATCTTCCTGACAGAAAACTGCCTGATAAAGCTATTGATTTGATGGACGAAGCTGCAGCAAAAGTTCGTACAGAGCTGGAATCAGAACCTCAGGCGATCGATTCTTTACAGAGAAAAATTACCAAATTTGAGATCGAAAAAAGTGCCTTGATGAAAGAAAAAGACCAGAAATCTAAAGAACGCTTGAACAATCTAGAAAAAGAACTCGAAGAAGCCAAAACAGAAATGACAGGATTGCGGGCAAAGTGGGAAAATGAAAAATCAGCCGTCATGGGTATCAGAGAATTAAAAAGCGAAATTGATGCATTGAAAGTTGAGGAAGCCCGTTATGAGCGCGAAGCCAAATTCGAAAAAGTAGCCGAAATTCGTTACGGCACGTTGCCTAAAAAAGAAGAAGCATTGGCAGCATTAGAGCAAAAAATCAACAAAATGGACGATGGTAGTGCACTTATTAGAGAGGAAATTACTCCGGAAGATATTGCAAAAGTAGTTTCTGCAAGAACCGGTATCCCTGTAAGCAGAATGATGGAAAGCGAAAAAGAACGCCTTATGCATTTGGAGCGGCACTTGGGGGCACGTGTTGTCAGCCAGGAAAACGCTATAAAAGCCGTTTCTGATGCAATCCGCCGGGCTCGTGCTGGACTTTCAGGAGAAGGTAAACCTATCGGTTCGTTTCTGTTTTTAGGACCCACGGGAGTTGGAAAAACAGAGCTAGCTAAAGCATTAGCAGAATTTTTATTTGATGATGAAAAAAACATCGTACGTATTGATATGAGCGAATATATGGAAAAATTTTCAGTACAGCGTCTGATCGGAGCGCCTCCTGGATATGTCGGCTATGATGAAGGCGGACAGCTCACCGAAGCTATACGACGTCATCCTTATTCCATTATTTTGCTCGACGAAATTGAAAAAGCCAATCCGGCTGTATTTGATATTTTACTTCAAGTGCTGGATGATGGACGTCTCACGGACGGGCAAGGCAGAACTGTTTCTTTTGACCAAACAGTATTAGTTATGACTTCTAATATTGGTTCTCCGATGATTGCAGAATGGACAGGTTCAGAAGAGGATTTAGATAAGCAGCTTAAAGAAGAACTTAAAAAAATTTTCCGTCCTGAATTCCTAAACCGCATTGACGATATTGCTGTATTTCATCGCTTGCAGAAACATGACATGTTGGACATTGTTGAGCTGCAGGTTGATCTTATCAAGAAAAATCTTATAGACAAAGGCATCTTGCTACAAGTAGGTGATGATGCTAAAGAATTTCTTGCTGAAGAAGCTTACGAACCTGAATTTGGTGCTCGACCTATCAAGCGCGTATTGAAAAATTTATTGCTAAATCCTCTCGCATCATCGCTTATCGGAGGTACGGTGCATTATGGCGACCAAGTAGATGTTCATGTTAAAGACGGACGTCTGACATTCTCTCAAAAAACTTTAGACCTACATCACTCAAAACCTCATAGTCATGAATAA
- a CDS encoding ribonuclease HII: MNDLLLYERKCYQLGFPLVVGVDEAGRGPLAGPLVVAGVLFHYGFFIEGVTDSKKISAKKRQKLEIIIKNEALAYAVEIIPLEVIKQKNIYQASKWGMIQCFTKIQKKIEVQALLTDAMRISEKELPKVYVESIIKGDQKSFHIAAASILAKMERDRIMETLHEEYPIYNWCKNKGYPTLEHKNAIKNYGISPYHRTNFKLF; this comes from the coding sequence ATGAATGATCTTCTTTTATATGAACGGAAATGTTACCAATTAGGATTTCCATTAGTAGTTGGAGTAGATGAAGCTGGAAGAGGGCCTTTAGCTGGACCTTTAGTAGTTGCTGGTGTTTTATTCCATTATGGTTTTTTTATTGAAGGTGTGACGGATTCGAAAAAAATTTCTGCTAAAAAACGTCAAAAATTAGAAATAATCATTAAAAATGAAGCATTGGCTTATGCTGTAGAAATTATACCTCTAGAAGTAATCAAGCAAAAAAATATTTATCAGGCATCAAAATGGGGTATGATACAATGTTTTACAAAAATCCAAAAGAAAATTGAAGTCCAAGCTCTATTAACTGATGCTATGAGAATCTCAGAAAAAGAATTGCCAAAAGTTTATGTAGAATCAATTATTAAGGGAGATCAAAAATCTTTCCATATAGCTGCTGCTTCTATTCTTGCAAAAATGGAACGAGATCGCATTATGGAAACTTTACATGAGGAATATCCTATATATAATTGGTGTAAGAACAAAGGATATCCTACTTTAGAACATAAAAATGCTATTAAAAATTATGGCATTAGTCCTTATCATAGAACAAATTTCAAATTATTTTAA
- the rplS gene encoding 50S ribosomal protein L19, with amino-acid sequence MHDIEKMLLEEQNNSNKFPNFRVGDTIKVSVRIKEGTKERIQIYEGVVICFKHGMNRKTFMVRRVTSGISIERVFSFHSPYLASIEIVRKAKVRRAKLYFLRGRFGKAARLKELALKKGENKLIK; translated from the coding sequence ATGCATGATATCGAAAAAATGTTGTTAGAAGAACAAAATAATAGTAATAAATTTCCTAATTTTAGAGTGGGTGATACTATTAAAGTAAGCGTGCGTATAAAAGAAGGAACTAAAGAAAGAATTCAAATTTATGAAGGTGTTGTGATTTGTTTTAAGCATGGAATGAATAGAAAAACATTTATGGTTCGGCGTGTTACTTCTGGTATCTCGATTGAGCGTGTGTTTTCTTTTCATTCACCTTATTTAGCATCAATTGAGATTGTCCGTAAGGCTAAAGTTCGTCGGGCTAAGTTATATTTCTTGAGAGGACGCTTTGGTAAAGCTGCTCGTCTTAAAGAATTGGCTTTAAAAAAAGGAGAAAATAAATTAATAAAATAA
- the trmD gene encoding tRNA (guanosine(37)-N1)-methyltransferase TrmD: MLKKITILTVFPEMVSQALKFGVLKRLDKSICIDILDIYKLTNYKRIDDYCVSYGPGMLFRPDAAAQAIDSVRENNHSYIIHMSPRGQLLTMGKIKELISKPHLVIFVSRYEGVDERLLQTRINEEISIGDYVLSGGELPALVLVDAISRMSEEVLQSSALEEESFNDGLLEYPHYTKPKTFEGYLIPDWLLTGNHKIIKEKRWAQRLVVTWARRPDLLREYNIFSNNISSKNPLTRIKKQNHLFKKRINMFEKAIQEYQNDQRIRKYNK, translated from the coding sequence ATGCTAAAAAAAATTACTATTTTAACAGTTTTTCCTGAAATGGTATCTCAAGCACTAAAATTTGGTGTTTTGAAACGGCTAGATAAGTCTATTTGCATAGATATACTAGATATTTATAAATTAACAAATTATAAACGTATAGATGATTATTGTGTTTCATATGGTCCAGGCATGTTATTTCGTCCTGATGCTGCTGCACAAGCTATTGATTCAGTCCGAGAAAATAATCATTCTTATATAATACATATGTCTCCCAGAGGACAATTATTAACAATGGGGAAAATAAAAGAATTAATTAGTAAACCTCATTTAGTAATTTTTGTCAGTCGTTATGAAGGAGTTGATGAACGTTTATTACAAACTCGTATAAATGAGGAAATATCAATAGGTGATTATGTTTTAAGTGGAGGCGAATTGCCAGCTTTGGTTTTAGTTGATGCTATATCTAGGATGTCAGAGGAAGTTCTTCAAAGTTCGGCACTAGAAGAGGAAAGTTTTAATGATGGATTATTAGAATATCCACATTATACCAAACCTAAAACATTTGAAGGCTATTTGATACCTGATTGGCTTTTAACTGGTAATCACAAAATAATTAAGGAAAAAAGATGGGCTCAAAGATTAGTTGTAACTTGGGCACGTCGACCTGATTTATTAAGAGAATATAATATTTTCTCTAATAATATCTCTTCTAAAAATCCATTAACTAGAATAAAAAAACAGAATCATCTTTTCAAAAAACGTATAAATATGTTTGAAAAGGCCATACAGGAGTATCAAAATGACCAACGAATCAGAAAATATAATAAATGA
- the rimM gene encoding ribosome maturation factor RimM (Essential for efficient processing of 16S rRNA) — MNDAQEFIEIGILLKPFGIKGAIKIHFYIDNPSDLKNVKEFYIYQKNTVINYRPLYFQSIHFDKNGQFAKVFFEGIFDRTSAEQYRLMPIFIKKENLPSLDTNEYFIQDLLDLKVKFQNDEIGFISNIISAGDRDIFIIQLNNKKQHIAVPFIGHYINNIDLAQHVVNVSNIDELF; from the coding sequence GTGAATGATGCACAAGAATTTATCGAAATAGGTATTCTTTTAAAGCCGTTTGGAATTAAAGGTGCTATAAAAATACATTTTTATATAGATAATCCATCTGATTTAAAAAATGTAAAAGAATTTTATATTTATCAGAAAAATACAGTTATTAATTATAGACCTTTATATTTTCAATCTATCCATTTTGATAAAAATGGGCAATTTGCGAAAGTCTTTTTTGAAGGTATTTTTGATAGAACATCGGCTGAACAATATCGTTTAATGCCTATTTTTATTAAAAAGGAAAATCTTCCTTCTTTGGATACTAATGAATATTTTATTCAAGATCTTTTAGATCTAAAAGTGAAATTTCAGAATGATGAAATAGGTTTTATATCAAATATAATCTCTGCTGGTGATAGAGATATTTTTATTATACAATTGAACAATAAAAAACAACATATTGCTGTACCATTTATTGGTCATTACATTAATAATATAGACTTAGCACAACATGTAGTAAATGTGTCTAATATAGATGAGTTGTTTTAA
- the rpsP gene encoding 30S ribosomal protein S16 — MSTNIRLMRIGRKKAPYYRVVVAHSRNPRGGSYIENLGTYRPVEQQDQIKINVERYDSWIQKGAIATPIVKKIVAKVKRTL, encoded by the coding sequence GTGTCAACTAATATCCGTTTGATGAGAATCGGGCGAAAAAAAGCTCCATACTACCGAGTAGTAGTAGCTCATTCAAGGAATCCTCGTGGTGGGTCCTATATTGAAAATCTTGGTACTTATAGACCTGTCGAACAACAAGATCAGATTAAAATTAATGTTGAACGTTATGATTCTTGGATTCAAAAAGGAGCAATTGCAACCCCTATTGTAAAAAAAATTGTTGCAAAAGTTAAACGTACTCTTTAA